Proteins co-encoded in one Perca flavescens isolate YP-PL-M2 chromosome 11, PFLA_1.0, whole genome shotgun sequence genomic window:
- the fev gene encoding protein FEV, with protein sequence MRQDCGGNLMFNMYLSDPTENLSKESKGTSWGPINTGVQKGSGQIQLWQFLLELLSDSTNISCIAWEGTNGEFKLIDPDEVARRWGERKSKPNMNYDKLSRALRYYYDKNIMTKVHGKRYAYKFDFHGLAQVCQPSTTEQAIYKFQGNFSPIPFTGISKLNLVAPGVGPSGFSYWPGSPPAALYHSHSLQPPGPFGTVSPSHISCVNNINSLTNINNHYN encoded by the exons ATCCGACAGAAAATCTGTCGAAGGAAAGCAAAGGGACATCTTGGGGTCCAATAAACACAGGAGTGCAAAAAG GCAGCGGACAGATCCAGCTGTGGCAGttcctgctggagctgctctcTGACAGCACCAACATATCGTGCATCGCCTGGGAGGGCACCAACGGCGAGTTCAAGCTCATCGATCCGGACGAGGTGGCTCGGCGCTGGGGGGAGCGCAAAAGCAAACCCAACATGAACTACGACAAGCTGAGCCGGGCTCTGCGCTACTACTATGACAAAAACATCATGACCAAAGTCCACGGCAAGCGCTATGCCTACAAGTTTGATTTCCACGGCTTGGCGCAGGTGTGCCAGCCGTCCACCACGGAGCAGGCCATCTACAAGTTTCAGGGGAACTTCTCCCCGATTCCATTCACCGGGATTTCCAAACTGAACCTTGTGGCTCCCGGCGTGGGGCCGTCGGGATTCTCCTACTGGCCCGGTTCCCCTCCGGCGGCTCTGTATCACAGCCACAGCCTGCAGCCGCCGGGGCCCTTCGGCACCGTGTCTCCGTCCCACATCAGCTGCGTCAACAACATCAACAGCCTGACCAACATCAACAATCATTACAACTGA